A genomic stretch from Schistosoma haematobium chromosome Unknown HiC_scaffold_438, whole genome shotgun sequence includes:
- the RPAP1_1 gene encoding RNA polymerase II associated protein 1 (EggNog:ENOG410V4MJ~COG:K) yields MNYLYNKDNRDSEFTQQFVRLCKLLPQMTNVKPTSSSSSSSMQTIGNKTDILNLLRFYKQTNKQWLQPKKSIELNTNLHVGLHDSLVHLIHNDDDNNDYADITSATTFNEAIFKASIEC; encoded by the exons ATGAA CTATTTATACAATAAAGATAATCGGGATAGTGAATTTACTCAACAATTTGTACGTTTATGTAAATTATTACCTCAAATGACAAATGTCAaaccaacatcatcatcatcatcgtcgtctaTGCAAACAATCGGTAATAAAACTGATATTCTAAATTTACTACGattttataaacaaactaataaaCAATGGTTACAACCAAAGAAATCCATCGAAttgaatacaaatttacatgttgGTCTACATGattcattagttcatttaattcataatgatgatgataataatgattatgcCGACATAACTAGTGCAACAACATTTAATGAAGCTATTTTCAAAGCATCTATTGAATGTTAA